The following DNA comes from Parcubacteria group bacterium.
ATCCATCTTGTTTATCCTTTCCGCTTGTCTCTCTATTAGTTCTTCTGCTTTGGCTCGTAAAGAATCAGGAAGCTGCTTCAGATACCAGGAATTAAATCCGAATTTGGTGGTGAGAAGCGGCATCCGACAAACTCCGTTTCGATGGCGCTGGATATCGCGAAATGATCCGAAGTCCATCAAAAATTCAAAAGTAACATTGCCCAGTTCGGAAAGAAAAGTAGGAAGATTAGTCTTGACCGGACGCCAGAAAATAATATCTTTGTACTTTTGCAGTTCTCTGTTTTCGATGTTGGTGTAAGCTCTGAAAGCCGGATGATTTTCTGGATCAAAATAGTTATAGCTCTGCATCGAATATTTCCGATATTTTTCCTGATCTGGATATAACTCATGGCTGAAACTATGGGCATATTTTCCTTTAAGCTTAAGGAGTATTTCTTCCGCCAACGTGGAAACTTCTTCCACCGGATGATGGCGAAGAAGCGACAGCTTGTCCCAAGCCTGGCGAAGATTAGTATGCCAACTAAGCTGAGTCGTGATTCCGGCCGGTAAAAATCCTCGTAAAATGTCAAAAGTTCTAGCCTTAATCGCTTTTTCATACATCCCTTCCTCTTCTTCCTCGCGTTTCGGATATTTTTCCTTAAGATGATTTTGAACTGCTTCTTGGCTGCTAATATAAAAATCCATCCAAGCATCTAAAATCTCCCTGGAATCTTCTGTCATCAGCGGATCAACAATCGGTTGTTTGGACATATCAATATACCTTGTGCTGGTTTCTTGCCCGGAATACAACTGCCAATCCTGGATGGCTTTGTCCGCTAAAATACTGATTCCTTCAATGAAAAGTGTTGTGCTTCCGCAATCGGCAATACTAGAATGGCCGTATCCCACATAAAAACGCTCCATAAACTTTCCTGAACCGGTTTCTTTCACCTTGTTCACATGCTCCTCCACGCTGGAAGCACTTCGAGAATAAAGCGCCTGGAGCATCGCTGTGTCCTGCGGACTAAATTCATCGTAGACAAATATCTTTGACATAAATTTAAGCAATCACCCTCCTTTAAGATTTTTAAAAAGTACTTAATTTTTGCAACTTTCGATTATTTTGTCAACTTGTTCATGAAGATGGTTAAAATCTGCATCATTATCAATCACGAAGTCAGCATAGTTTTTAAGATCCTTAATCTGGAGTTCCGTTTCTAGATTATGTTCTTCCATAAATTTTTCAAAAGTCTTATTGTTGTCGTCTGTATTCTCTCCTCTCTTGATAATGCGATCATAACAATTGTGTATATCCGCTTCAATATAGACAAACTTAAATTCCGGAATTTTTTTGAGATATTCAATGTCCGCCAGCCTCCTGATTCCATCAATCACAATCACTTTATTCTCATCCTTTTTGACATCCTCCGCCATTACTTTGGCAAAAAGATCCTCGCCGAAATTTTGGCGAAGTATCGTAGACAATGTTGCAACATTTTCTCTGGTCTGCTCTACGTATAATCTATTGGCGACATCCCTTAGCATCGTTGAAAAACGATAGGAGCTAGCCTGATATTTCTCTTTGATGTGTTTTGCCGCTGTTCCTTTTCCGCAGGCCATCTCCCCGGCCAGACCGATAATGATTTTAGACATTTTTTATTTTTTCTTAAAAATTAAATCATACTTAGGTTCGTATTTTCTATATTTTATTCCGGCCATATTGAGCATCCTCCTGGAAACTTTCCACTCGTCTCTATCATGATATTTGTCATCTTCATAGATTATTTCTTTTATTCCTCTTTGAATTATTACTTTTGCGCACTCATTGCAAGGGAATAAGCCACAGTATAATCTTGTTCCTTCGGTTGGAGCGTTAGCATTAAGAATCGCGTTTGCTTCCGCATGGACAATGTAGGGATATTTTATGTCATAAAAATTTTTCGAATTTTTAGACCAAGGCAATTTATCATCCGAACACCCTCTAGGAAAACCATTGTATCCCATTCCTACAATAATATTTTTGTCATTCACGATACAGGCACCTGTTTGAGTAACAGGATCTTTGGATCGTTGAGCGATTATACGACATAATTGTATAAATGTTTCGTCCCAAGAAAAATATTTTTTTCTTTTATCTTTTTTCATATTATTTAATTTTAGAGCTAACAACTTTCAATATATTATTTTCATCAACAATATACTAGCCCTTTTTAATTGCAATTTCTTTCATTTGTTCCTCAAAAGGCTTGTAAACAAATGAGATGTCCATATTTGAAAGCATATTAACATCTCCTGTAGAATCCCCGAATCTAATCTTATCACAATTTTCCATATCCTCCACCAGACTTCGAATCAATTTTTCCTTCTCGTCAAAGTGCAAAAATTTGTTCACCTTTCCAGTATACACTTCATTTTTAATTTCAAGTTCAGATGAGTACGAATGCTTGATGCCTAGATAATCTGCTATTAATTTAACAGAAGAGTTTATCGATCCAGTAATCAGATAAATTTCATATTTTCTTCCTTTTAATAATTTCAATAAATTGTTAACCCATGAAAAAAACTTTCCGTTTTCTTCCAAAAATAATCTATTCCACTCACTTACTGTCTCGCGATCTTTTCCTTTTAAAGCTTCAGCGGATAAAACTATTGCTCTTTCACATAATTCTTTGTAATCAACTTTTTTAGAATCAAATAATTTTAGTATTTCATCATGTTTTTCAATTATCGATTTATATGTAAATCCCTTTTCTGCCAAAAAAAGATAAAAAGAAGAAGTTGTGTATCCATCGTAAAGCGTACCATCTAAATCAAAGAATGCGTATTTTTTCATAGCAACCATCGGCTTGTTACTTTTTATCATTTAAGATTTTTATACAAAGGAAATTTTTTGCAAAGTTTGATAACTTCTGTGTGAAGTTTTTTCAAATATTTTTCGTCTTGATGGTTTTCAATTGCGTCGTTTATCCATTTGGAAATTATTCGCACTTCCTTTTCTTTCATTCCTCGGGTGGTGATAGCCGGCACTCCGATGCGGACACCGCTCGGATCAAATGGACTTCTTGGATCATCCGGAATCATATTTTTGTTAAGCGTAATTCCAATCTTATCCAGCGCCATTTCCGCTTCTTTTCCAGAAACGCCCTTTGAACCAAAAACATCTACCAGGACCATATGATTATCCGTTCCGCCAAACATTAATTTGAATCCATATTTCTTAAGTTCCTGCTCCAAAACTTTGGCATTTTTGAGAATCTGTCTGGCATAAATTTTAAAGGATGGCTTCAACGCTTCACCGAAGGCTACGACTTTAGCTGCAATATTATTCATATGCGGTCCGCCCTGAAATCCGGGAAAAGTCGCTTTATCGATTGCTTTGGCGTATTTTTCTTTGCAAAGTATCATTCCTCCTCGCGGTCCGCGAAGAGTCTTGTGGGTAGTAGTTGTTACAATGTCAAAATAGGGAACCGGATTAGGAATGGCTTTTCCGGCAATGAGTCCCGCGATGTGAGCAATGTCAATCATAGTGATCGCTCCCACCTTCTGAGCGATTTCCTGGAATTTCCGGTAATTTAGTTGCCTTGTATAAGCCGAAAAACCGGCTAAAATCAGTTTTGGTTTCTCTTTGATGGCCATTTTTTCCAGTTCCACATAATCAATTTTCCCCGATTTGTCCGTCTTATATCCGATAAAATTATATATTTGCGCTGAAAGTGTTACTGGATGTCCATGAGTCAGATGTCCTCCATGCGAAAGGTCCATGCCTAATATTTTGTCTCCTGGCTTCAAAACTGCGCTATAGGCAATCATATTAGCCGGAGCGCCCGATAGTGGCTGAACATTTACATGCTCGGCCCCGAAAAGCTTTTTAGCTCTTTCGATCGCCAACTTTTCCACCACATCGGTATACATCTGCCCCCCATAATAGCGGCGTCCCGGATAGCCTTCGGAATACTTATTGGTAAAAACTGTCCCCAAAGTTTCCAGAACCGCCTCGGAAACATAGTTTTCGGATGCAATAAGTTCCATCCCTTCCTGCTGGCGCTTTATTTCTCCTAAAATAGCTTTATATACCTGAGGATCTTGTTTTTTTATGTGTTTCATATTCAAAGTTAAAAAATAAGTGCTTTTCTATTTTATTATTTTTTACTTTTAAAGTCAAAAAAAACGCCCCCAAGGGGCGTTTTCGAAATTTATCCAATGATGATTTTCACTCCCGGACCCATAGTTGAACAGATAGATATTCCGATAATATATTTTCCTTTCAATGTTTGAGGCTTGGCTTTTTGAAGAGCTTCTAAAAAGACTGTAATATTTTCCTTAAGTTTATTTTCATCAAAAGAAATCTTTCCGATCACTTGATGAATATTTGATCCGTCGTCATTTTTGAAACTCACTTTTCCTTTTTTCAGCATTTCTACAGTTTCTTTAATCTTGTCCGTCACTGTTTCAGTTTTCGGACTTGGCATGAGTCCCCTTGGCCCAAGGATTTTGGCTACTTGAGCGAGTTTGGGCATCATTTCCGGAGTAGCGACCAAAATATCAAAATTACCAAATTTATTATTTTTAATTTTTTCGATTATTTCTTCTCCCGCAACCACGTCTGCTCCGGCATCTTTAGCTTCCTTGGCTTTGGTTGAAGTGATAACTGCCACTTTTTTGGTTTTTCCGGTTCCGTGCGGAAGCACTACCGCGCCTCGAACTTGCTGTTCGCCTTTTTTCGGATCAATCGCCATTTTTACATGAATTTCTACCGATTCATCAAATTTGGCAATCTTGTTTTCTTTGATAATTTTTACCGCCTCTTCGATTGTATACTTTTTATCTTTTTCTACTTTCTCGAAAGCCTGTTTGTACTTTTTTCCTCTAAACATAAGATTTTTTGTGGTACAAATGAACTACATAATTAAATGCATAATTCTCCCACTTAAGTTAGTTAATTTATTAATCTAAAATTCGTATATTCGTAAAAGATTCGTAATTCGTGGGAATCATTCCACTTTAATTCCCATGCTTCTAGCTGTTCCCTCAACAATTTTCATAGCCTGTTCAATATCGTTGGCATTTAAATCTTCCATTTTGGTTTCCGCAATTTCTTTCACTTGCTCCTTGGTAATTTTTCCTACTTTATTTTTCAGTGGATTGCCTGAACCTTTTTCCACTTTGGCTGCTTTTTTGATAAGCTCGGCGGCCGGTGCTGTTTTCATAATAAAATCGAAAGTCCGATCCTCGAAAACAGTAATTTCAACCGGAACAATATCGCCATTCTTACTTTGAGTAGCTGCGTTAAAGCGAGTACAAAAATCTTGAATATTTAACCCGTGCTGTCCTAAGGCTGGTCCAACTGGAGGAGCCGGATTCGCCCGTCCGCCAGGGATTTGAAGTTTGATGATTGTTTTAATTTTCTTTGCCATAATTTATTGATTGATTCCGAGAAGCAATTGTTTGTAAACAATATCAGAATCAGCTATATAACAATTTATAAAATAAAATTTGTATATTCGTACTAGATTCGTAATTCGTGGGATTAAATTTTGTGAATCTGCAGAAAGTCAATTTCTACCGGCGTTTCTCTTCCAAAAACAGAAATTAGCACCTTCACCTTTCCTTTTTCTTCGTTTATTTCTTGAACTTTTCCGTCAAAATCTTTAAATGGTCCGTCAACTAGTTTCACTGCATCGCCTTCTTGAACATCAATCTTATATTTCGGCTCATCAACTCCCATTCTCTTCTTGAGTGCCTCGATTTCCCTCGGATCAACCGGAGTAGGAGTGGTTCCGAGTCCAATAAACCCGGTAACATTAGGGGTGTTTCGAACCACATACCAAGAAGCGTCGGTTACAATCATTTCTACCAATACATATCCCGGATAAACTCTTTCTTCTACCACTATTCTTTTTCCGGCTTTAATCTTTATTTTCTTTTCTTTGGGAACCATTACATCGAAAATTGAATCCTGCATATCCATCGATTCAATTCTTTGTTTCAAGTTTCGAGCCACATTGTCTTCATAACCCGAATAGGTGTGAAGAACATACCAAGCCCGTCCATGATGTTGTGTTTGCTTTGCCATTTTTGTCCGCGAGCGAAGCGAGTGGCTACAAAAATGAGCATCCCGCATCAATTCGCTATATTACTATATTTTAATTTTAAATTAAGCCGTAGGCGTTTCCGCACATCAAACCCTTAAATTACATCGAACTACATCGGAATTGATGCTGGGACGCCCTCCTTATTTAATAAATCCTTTTAATATCTGTCCAAAAAGATAATCCAAGCTTCCCAAAAATGCCGCTACGGATAGGCTTAAACCAACTACAATTAGAGTATAGTTGATAGTCTG
Coding sequences within:
- a CDS encoding FAD-dependent thymidylate synthase encodes the protein MSKIFVYDEFSPQDTAMLQALYSRSASSVEEHVNKVKETGSGKFMERFYVGYGHSSIADCGSTTLFIEGISILADKAIQDWQLYSGQETSTRYIDMSKQPIVDPLMTEDSREILDAWMDFYISSQEAVQNHLKEKYPKREEEEEGMYEKAIKARTFDILRGFLPAGITTQLSWHTNLRQAWDKLSLLRHHPVEEVSTLAEEILLKLKGKYAHSFSHELYPDQEKYRKYSMQSYNYFDPENHPAFRAYTNIENRELQKYKDIIFWRPVKTNLPTFLSELGNVTFEFLMDFGSFRDIQRHRNGVCRMPLLTTKFGFNSWYLKQLPDSLRAKAEELIERQAERINKMDLEPKYLQYYIALGFNVPCKVSYGLPAAVYVVELRSGKAVHPTLRRIAHQMNQSLLEMFPGITLHSDLDQDDWDARRGLQDITEKK
- the glyA gene encoding serine hydroxymethyltransferase; translated protein: MKHIKKQDPQVYKAILGEIKRQQEGMELIASENYVSEAVLETLGTVFTNKYSEGYPGRRYYGGQMYTDVVEKLAIERAKKLFGAEHVNVQPLSGAPANMIAYSAVLKPGDKILGMDLSHGGHLTHGHPVTLSAQIYNFIGYKTDKSGKIDYVELEKMAIKEKPKLILAGFSAYTRQLNYRKFQEIAQKVGAITMIDIAHIAGLIAGKAIPNPVPYFDIVTTTTHKTLRGPRGGMILCKEKYAKAIDKATFPGFQGGPHMNNIAAKVVAFGEALKPSFKIYARQILKNAKVLEQELKKYGFKLMFGGTDNHMVLVDVFGSKGVSGKEAEMALDKIGITLNKNMIPDDPRSPFDPSGVRIGVPAITTRGMKEKEVRIISKWINDAIENHQDEKYLKKLHTEVIKLCKKFPLYKNLK
- a CDS encoding dCMP deaminase family protein, whose product is MKKDKRKKYFSWDETFIQLCRIIAQRSKDPVTQTGACIVNDKNIIVGMGYNGFPRGCSDDKLPWSKNSKNFYDIKYPYIVHAEANAILNANAPTEGTRLYCGLFPCNECAKVIIQRGIKEIIYEDDKYHDRDEWKVSRRMLNMAGIKYRKYEPKYDLIFKKK
- a CDS encoding AAA family ATPase, producing the protein MSKIIIGLAGEMACGKGTAAKHIKEKYQASSYRFSTMLRDVANRLYVEQTRENVATLSTILRQNFGEDLFAKVMAEDVKKDENKVIVIDGIRRLADIEYLKKIPEFKFVYIEADIHNCYDRIIKRGENTDDNNKTFEKFMEEHNLETELQIKDLKNYADFVIDNDADFNHLHEQVDKIIESCKN
- the nusG gene encoding transcription termination/antitermination protein NusG, translating into MAKQTQHHGRAWYVLHTYSGYEDNVARNLKQRIESMDMQDSIFDVMVPKEKKIKIKAGKRIVVEERVYPGYVLVEMIVTDASWYVVRNTPNVTGFIGLGTTPTPVDPREIEALKKRMGVDEPKYKIDVQEGDAVKLVDGPFKDFDGKVQEINEEKGKVKVLISVFGRETPVEIDFLQIHKI
- the rplK gene encoding 50S ribosomal protein L11, which codes for MAKKIKTIIKLQIPGGRANPAPPVGPALGQHGLNIQDFCTRFNAATQSKNGDIVPVEITVFEDRTFDFIMKTAPAAELIKKAAKVEKGSGNPLKNKVGKITKEQVKEIAETKMEDLNANDIEQAMKIVEGTARSMGIKVE
- the secE gene encoding preprotein translocase subunit SecE, whose product is MNKIITFFKEAKIEMTKVNWPTKKQTINYTLIVVGLSLSVAAFLGSLDYLFGQILKGFIK
- the rplA gene encoding 50S ribosomal protein L1, whose protein sequence is MFRGKKYKQAFEKVEKDKKYTIEEAVKIIKENKIAKFDESVEIHVKMAIDPKKGEQQVRGAVVLPHGTGKTKKVAVITSTKAKEAKDAGADVVAGEEIIEKIKNNKFGNFDILVATPEMMPKLAQVAKILGPRGLMPSPKTETVTDKIKETVEMLKKGKVSFKNDDGSNIHQVIGKISFDENKLKENITVFLEALQKAKPQTLKGKYIIGISICSTMGPGVKIIIG
- a CDS encoding HAD-IB family phosphatase, encoding MIKSNKPMVAMKKYAFFDLDGTLYDGYTTSSFYLFLAEKGFTYKSIIEKHDEILKLFDSKKVDYKELCERAIVLSAEALKGKDRETVSEWNRLFLEENGKFFSWVNNLLKLLKGRKYEIYLITGSINSSVKLIADYLGIKHSYSSELEIKNEVYTGKVNKFLHFDEKEKLIRSLVEDMENCDKIRFGDSTGDVNMLSNMDISFVYKPFEEQMKEIAIKKG